One region of Turicibacter bilis genomic DNA includes:
- a CDS encoding nucleotide-binding protein, producing MRKLAIYGKGGIGKSTTTSNLSAALSMLGLKVMQIGCDPKADSTKNLMGGNFIPTVLEVMNKKGDNITLEDIVFEGFNGVLCVEAGGPTPGVGCAGRGIIAAFEKLAELNAFEVYQPDIVIYDVLGDVVCGGFSMPIRNGYADEVYIVTSGEMMSMYAASNISTAVNQFKNRGYASLKGLILNAKNVENEYELVQKLATEINSTIYHYIPRDKVVQLSENDGKTVIEKESSCEMANVYLELAKKIIA from the coding sequence ATGAGAAAATTAGCAATTTACGGAAAAGGTGGGATTGGAAAGTCAACAACGACATCTAACTTATCGGCTGCATTATCTATGTTGGGGCTCAAAGTTATGCAGATTGGATGTGATCCCAAAGCAGATTCAACTAAAAATTTAATGGGAGGAAATTTTATACCAACTGTTTTAGAAGTAATGAATAAAAAAGGGGATAACATTACATTAGAAGATATTGTTTTTGAAGGATTTAATGGGGTGTTATGTGTTGAAGCTGGCGGACCTACTCCAGGGGTTGGTTGTGCAGGAAGAGGAATTATTGCTGCCTTTGAAAAATTAGCTGAATTAAATGCATTTGAAGTTTACCAGCCAGATATCGTTATTTATGATGTGCTAGGTGATGTTGTTTGTGGTGGATTCTCGATGCCAATTCGTAATGGATATGCTGATGAGGTTTATATTGTGACTTCGGGGGAAATGATGTCAATGTATGCCGCAAGTAATATTTCAACAGCAGTTAATCAATTTAAAAATCGAGGATATGCCTCTTTAAAAGGTTTGATTTTAAATGCTAAAAATGTGGAGAATGAATATGAACTTGTTCAAAAATTAGCTACTGAAATAAATTCAACAATTTATCATTATATTCCACGTGATAAAGTCGTACAATTATCCGAAAATGATGGAAAAACTGTTATTGAAAAAGAGAGTAGCTGTGAGATGGCAAATGTATATTTAGAGTTAGCAAAGAAAATAATTGCTTAG
- a CDS encoding RpiB/LacA/LacB family sugar-phosphate isomerase, translating into MKIGMACDHAGIELKEEIKIYLQNEGHEVIDFETNHEESCDLPDYVYPASVAVSEGQVERKILVDGLGYGSAMIVNKLPGIFAAVCQDPFCTSLARSHSNPNVICLDGKFIS; encoded by the coding sequence ATGAAGATAGGGATGGCCTGTGATCATGCAGGTATCGAATTAAAAGAAGAGATTAAAATCTATTTACAAAATGAAGGACATGAGGTTATTGATTTTGAAACGAATCATGAAGAATCATGTGATTTACCAGATTACGTTTATCCCGCTTCAGTGGCTGTTAGTGAAGGGCAAGTAGAGCGTAAAATTTTAGTAGACGGCTTAGGCTATGGAAGTGCAATGATTGTAAATAAACTTCCTGGAATTTTTGCAGCTGTCTGCCAAGATCCCTTTTGTACGAGCTTGGCACGTTCGCATTCAAATCCCAACGTTATTTGCCTTGATGGTAAATTTATTAGCTAG
- a CDS encoding 5-formyltetrahydrofolate cyclo-ligase, whose product MKSKKQLRQEIISQRLQLSATEILEKSKQIQQKVCHHPSFLNAPIVYTYIDYRHEVSTRLIIETAWKLNKIIAVPKIIEGEMKFYQIHTFDDLATGTFGILEPVTNECISNNEGLMIMPGVVFDINCHRIGYGKGFYDRYLNRYPTLDKIALAFDLQIVDQIETESHDVNPQFVITESQIYYKKKE is encoded by the coding sequence ATGAAAAGTAAAAAGCAACTACGCCAAGAAATTATCTCTCAACGTCTCCAATTAAGTGCAACTGAAATCTTAGAAAAAAGTAAACAAATCCAACAAAAGGTCTGCCATCATCCTTCTTTTTTGAATGCACCAATCGTTTATACTTACATCGATTATCGTCATGAAGTATCCACAAGATTAATCATCGAAACAGCCTGGAAATTGAATAAAATCATTGCTGTCCCTAAAATTATTGAAGGTGAAATGAAATTTTATCAGATTCACACCTTTGATGATTTAGCAACTGGTACATTTGGAATATTAGAGCCTGTGACGAATGAGTGTATCTCTAATAACGAGGGTCTTATGATTATGCCAGGTGTCGTATTTGATATTAATTGTCATCGAATTGGTTATGGAAAAGGTTTTTATGATCGTTATTTAAATCGTTATCCTACTTTAGATAAAATCGCACTAGCATTTGATTTACAAATCGTTGATCAAATAGAAACCGAATCACACGATGTAAATCCGCAATTTGTCATAACAGAATCACAAATTTATTATAAAAAAAAGGAGTAA
- a CDS encoding MATE family efflux transporter, with translation MMTDMTKGNATKLILAFTVPILIGNLFQQLYSMVDTAIVGQFVGVQALAAVGSTGGLIFLVQGFVNGLTHGFSVIVSQRYGANDEEGIKKATATSIYLSAIATVVLTIICVLGAKSILQLMNTPADIMDEASLYVIIFFGGLVATIVYNLLASLLRAFGDSKTPLYFLILASITNIVLDLILIINFKMGVAGAAIATVVSQGLSGFLCYLYMLKKFDILALKKEHFKYDPLLVKELMFVSLPMALQYSITAIGVMILQVAVNSFGSTTVAAFTAASKVEQLVVQPGIALGMTMATYSAQNLGARQIERVRQGVRQCTWITLITNALAGVIVVLFGSYIVQLFIPSENMDALPLSQQYLNTVSIFFPILGLLFLYRFTLQGIGNTVVPMFAGVMELIMRTLVAFTLPGLLGYQGVCLASPFAWIGATVWLLWSYFKTMPKLQAKHAAQSIELKELKLENS, from the coding sequence ATGATGACGGATATGACTAAAGGAAATGCAACAAAGTTAATTCTTGCTTTTACGGTTCCTATTTTAATTGGGAACTTATTTCAACAACTTTATAGTATGGTTGATACAGCGATTGTTGGGCAGTTTGTGGGGGTGCAGGCTTTAGCAGCTGTTGGATCAACAGGCGGGTTAATTTTTTTAGTACAAGGATTTGTTAATGGATTAACCCATGGATTCTCAGTGATTGTTTCTCAACGATATGGAGCGAATGATGAAGAAGGAATAAAAAAAGCAACAGCAACGTCGATTTATTTATCGGCTATTGCAACTGTTGTTTTAACGATTATTTGTGTACTTGGGGCTAAGTCTATTTTACAGTTGATGAATACGCCAGCCGATATTATGGACGAGGCCTCATTATATGTCATCATTTTCTTTGGGGGATTAGTAGCGACGATTGTTTATAACTTACTAGCTTCATTATTACGTGCATTTGGAGATAGTAAAACGCCGCTTTATTTTTTAATCTTAGCATCAATTACCAATATTGTTTTAGACCTTATCTTAATTATTAATTTTAAGATGGGAGTAGCTGGAGCTGCCATTGCGACTGTTGTCTCACAAGGACTATCCGGCTTTTTATGCTATCTCTACATGTTAAAGAAATTTGACATTTTGGCATTGAAAAAAGAACACTTTAAATATGATCCATTACTTGTCAAAGAGCTAATGTTTGTATCATTACCAATGGCACTTCAATACTCGATTACAGCGATTGGAGTAATGATTTTACAAGTTGCTGTGAATAGTTTTGGATCAACAACAGTAGCAGCTTTTACGGCAGCAAGTAAAGTGGAGCAGTTAGTTGTTCAACCAGGGATTGCACTGGGAATGACAATGGCAACATATTCAGCGCAAAACTTAGGAGCACGACAAATTGAACGTGTTCGTCAAGGAGTTCGCCAATGTACATGGATTACCTTAATTACAAATGCTTTAGCTGGGGTAATCGTTGTTTTATTTGGTAGTTATATCGTCCAATTATTTATCCCATCTGAAAATATGGATGCCCTCCCATTATCACAACAATATTTAAACACTGTTTCGATTTTCTTCCCAATTTTAGGATTATTATTCTTGTATCGTTTTACATTACAAGGAATTGGGAATACCGTTGTTCCAATGTTTGCAGGGGTCATGGAATTAATTATGCGTACATTAGTCGCCTTTACTTTACCAGGATTATTAGGTTATCAAGGGGTTTGTTTGGCTAGTCCATTCGCATGGATAGGAGCCACTGTTTGGTTACTATGGTCATACTTTAAAACGATGCCAAAGCTGCAAGCTAAACATGCCGCTCAATCAATAGAATTAAAAGAATTGAAATTAGAGAACAGTTAA
- a CDS encoding desulfoferrodoxin family protein produces the protein MKFYICPESQTVVEVVAGQPAPLTCDGKPMEELVPNSTNAAVEKHMPVLSAENGVLKVCVGEVEHPSIEKHWIPFVAVKAGDLVLRRSINATEKPEAIFPLGDFKGEVEVYAWCNLHGIWKATITL, from the coding sequence ATGAAATTTTATATTTGCCCTGAAAGTCAAACAGTTGTTGAAGTAGTAGCGGGACAACCTGCACCGTTAACTTGTGATGGAAAACCAATGGAAGAGTTAGTACCAAACTCAACTAATGCTGCTGTTGAAAAACACATGCCAGTTTTATCAGCTGAAAATGGAGTATTAAAAGTATGTGTTGGTGAAGTTGAACACCCAAGTATCGAAAAACACTGGATCCCATTTGTAGCTGTTAAAGCTGGAGATTTAGTATTACGTCGCTCAATCAACGCAACTGAAAAACCAGAAGCAATCTTCCCATTAGGAGATTTCAAAGGAGAAGTTGAAGTTTACGCTTGGTGTAATTTACACGGAATCTGGAAAGCTACAATCACATTATAA
- a CDS encoding helical backbone metal receptor: MKVKNLLSMILVAGMMLVGCQNDGQDVDQSTENPQPDQAVQEETLVEEVKVVSATVSATNVLAKLDAEVVGVPTTTQTLPAQYADLPEVGQAMSPDLEIVASLEPDLFIMDSNFQASVEESLSQYGLNTFFFETGSYSDFVNSIKQLGVEINREDEAKKLVSEIEASVTKALEKKGDQSPTVAVIFGAGENFMLATDTSYLGDLVKTLGATNITSKLDGDMSSGYVQFSLEQILAENPDYVLRFAHGNIEQTKKMFDEAFDANDAYQELDAVKSGKVYDLDPSVFNVSANLEITTAIETLGEIFYGN, from the coding sequence ATGAAAGTTAAAAATTTATTAAGTATGATTTTAGTAGCAGGGATGATGTTAGTTGGATGTCAAAATGACGGGCAAGACGTTGATCAATCAACAGAAAATCCACAACCAGATCAAGCAGTTCAAGAAGAAACTCTAGTTGAGGAGGTAAAAGTTGTATCTGCAACTGTATCTGCAACGAATGTATTAGCGAAATTAGATGCTGAGGTAGTAGGGGTACCAACCACAACACAAACCTTACCGGCACAATATGCTGATTTACCAGAGGTTGGTCAAGCAATGAGTCCAGATTTAGAAATAGTTGCTTCATTAGAGCCAGATTTATTTATTATGGATTCTAATTTTCAAGCTAGTGTAGAAGAGAGTTTATCACAATATGGATTAAATACTTTCTTTTTTGAGACAGGAAGTTATTCTGATTTTGTAAACAGTATTAAACAATTAGGAGTAGAAATTAACCGTGAGGATGAGGCTAAAAAGCTAGTTAGTGAAATTGAAGCATCAGTTACAAAAGCTTTAGAGAAAAAAGGAGATCAATCGCCAACAGTGGCTGTAATTTTTGGAGCAGGTGAGAACTTTATGCTAGCAACAGATACTTCGTATTTAGGAGATTTAGTGAAGACATTAGGTGCAACAAATATTACATCGAAACTTGATGGAGATATGAGTTCAGGCTATGTTCAATTTAGTTTAGAACAAATTTTAGCTGAGAATCCTGATTATGTTCTACGTTTTGCACACGGAAATATTGAACAAACAAAAAAAATGTTTGATGAAGCATTTGATGCTAATGACGCTTATCAAGAATTAGATGCTGTAAAGAGTGGAAAAGTTTATGATTTAGATCCATCAGTTTTTAATGTATCAGCGAATTTAGAAATTACAACGGCAATTGAAACACTTGGAGAAATTTTTTATGGTAACTAA
- a CDS encoding FecCD family ABC transporter permease: protein MSLDRKYLIIGGTALVLVILVVLFSTIGSVNLSLGEIISPLIHQDNSMVMTIVYKMRLPRNILAVLIGANLAVSGVLLQSVMKNPLADPGITGVSSGASVAAIIILLLMPQLSGALPLFAFVGGAIACALVFIMAWKNGLRPERIVLAGVAINTILGGFISLLSTLFSDRIQSAILWLNGSLATKTWSHVDMLFLYSLIGLGLSLFLIRSANVLQLGDESAKNLGFNVSRTRLVISAVAVFLAAISTAVVGIISFIGLIVPHIARLLMGSDHKYTIPFSMVLGAIVLLIADTLARTIGGSIEIPVGVITSIVGGPFFLYLLRKRGN from the coding sequence ATGAGTTTAGATAGAAAATATCTTATTATTGGAGGAACAGCACTTGTTTTAGTAATTTTGGTGGTATTATTTTCAACTATTGGAAGTGTTAACTTAAGTTTAGGTGAAATTATTAGTCCGCTAATTCATCAAGATAATAGTATGGTCATGACAATTGTCTACAAAATGCGACTACCACGAAATATTTTAGCGGTTTTGATTGGCGCTAATTTAGCCGTATCTGGTGTTTTATTACAATCTGTTATGAAAAATCCACTTGCTGACCCTGGAATTACCGGGGTTTCAAGTGGAGCTAGTGTGGCAGCAATTATTATTTTGTTATTAATGCCTCAACTTTCAGGCGCTTTACCCTTATTCGCCTTCGTTGGAGGAGCAATTGCATGTGCACTTGTATTTATAATGGCGTGGAAAAATGGTTTAAGACCAGAGCGCATTGTTTTAGCTGGTGTTGCGATTAACACAATTTTAGGTGGATTTATTTCTTTATTATCAACTCTATTTAGTGACAGAATTCAGAGTGCGATTTTATGGTTAAACGGAAGTCTTGCAACTAAAACATGGTCACACGTAGATATGCTGTTTCTCTATTCATTAATTGGTCTAGGACTTTCATTATTTTTGATTCGTAGTGCGAACGTCTTACAACTTGGTGATGAATCAGCAAAAAATCTAGGATTTAATGTAAGTCGTACAAGGCTTGTTATTTCTGCAGTGGCTGTTTTTTTAGCAGCTATTTCAACAGCTGTTGTTGGAATTATTAGCTTTATTGGATTAATTGTTCCTCACATTGCACGTCTGCTAATGGGAAGTGATCATAAATACACAATTCCTTTTAGTATGGTACTAGGAGCTATTGTTTTATTAATTGCAGATACATTAGCAAGAACTATTGGGGGATCGATTGAAATCCCAGTTGGTGTTATTACATCAATTGTAGGTGGACCATTTTTCTTATATTTATTAAGAAAGAGAGGGAACTAG
- a CDS encoding aminoglycoside N(3)-acetyltransferase, producing the protein MKSIDVISKTTKPVTKADWLKLLKQLNLASEELLIVYTDLKSFDYVIGGAQTIIEAIYEVAGYHTTIIMPAHSINQTCPTFFDESLPKKWKSTIYKHTPAFDSEVSPILAGDVSETFARNRNVCRSEHPIASYLASGRKADWFMANHQLQSMFGENSPLQKLYAQDAKILCLGVDYTQLTALHLAEYLANCRTKTTHEAVILENGKRALVEFEDLALDSSQFNELGAAYEKITNVQKYSVGGGSCFLLDYRSLIDFATDYLKLN; encoded by the coding sequence ATGAAATCGATAGACGTAATTAGTAAAACAACAAAGCCAGTGACAAAGGCAGATTGGTTAAAGCTTTTAAAACAATTAAATCTTGCTAGTGAAGAGTTATTAATTGTTTATACAGATTTAAAATCATTTGATTACGTTATTGGTGGAGCACAAACCATTATCGAAGCAATTTATGAGGTGGCAGGTTATCATACAACGATTATTATGCCGGCTCATTCAATTAACCAAACATGTCCAACTTTCTTTGATGAATCATTACCAAAGAAATGGAAATCGACTATTTATAAACACACACCAGCCTTTGATTCGGAAGTGTCACCGATTTTAGCAGGAGATGTTTCAGAAACTTTCGCAAGAAATCGAAACGTTTGTCGAAGTGAACATCCAATTGCTTCTTATTTAGCGTCAGGAAGAAAAGCAGATTGGTTTATGGCTAATCATCAATTACAATCAATGTTTGGGGAAAATTCACCGTTACAAAAATTATATGCACAAGATGCCAAAATTTTATGTTTAGGTGTAGATTATACTCAGTTAACAGCACTTCATTTAGCTGAATATTTAGCTAATTGTCGTACAAAAACAACTCATGAAGCAGTAATTCTTGAAAATGGAAAACGTGCATTAGTAGAGTTTGAAGATTTAGCGTTAGATTCTAGTCAATTTAATGAGCTAGGAGCGGCTTATGAAAAAATAACTAATGTACAAAAGTATTCAGTTGGTGGAGGAAGTTGCTTCTTACTAGATTATCGATCATTGATAGACTTTGCTACGGATTATTTAAAATTAAATTAA
- a CDS encoding HugZ family pyridoxamine 5'-phosphate oxidase, with amino-acid sequence MEELLARQKTLMLSTLTSNHSPFISYAPYIMRGHDIYIYISQTAEHYHNLVANPACAIMIIEDEHEAKTIFARQRVSFVASATLVEEEEEVYEWFKEAHDHKMIERLRTMDFGFFKLTLKKGRLVKGFGQAFDINYSNGIPSLSPVGGEGTAHQVHLQKL; translated from the coding sequence ATGGAAGAATTATTAGCACGTCAAAAGACATTAATGTTAAGTACATTAACGAGTAATCACAGTCCATTCATTAGTTATGCGCCCTATATTATGAGAGGCCATGATATCTACATCTATATTAGTCAAACAGCAGAACATTATCATAATCTAGTGGCTAATCCAGCCTGCGCTATTATGATTATCGAAGATGAACATGAGGCAAAAACTATTTTTGCAAGACAACGCGTCTCTTTTGTTGCTTCTGCAACTTTAGTAGAAGAGGAGGAGGAAGTTTATGAATGGTTTAAAGAAGCCCATGATCATAAAATGATTGAGCGTCTTCGTACCATGGATTTTGGATTCTTCAAATTAACATTAAAAAAAGGGCGATTAGTCAAAGGATTTGGACAAGCTTTTGATATTAATTATTCAAATGGTATCCCAAGTTTAAGTCCAGTCGGTGGAGAAGGGACCGCTCATCAAGTACATCTCCAAAAATTGTGA
- a CDS encoding helix-turn-helix transcriptional regulator, with protein sequence MKSIENVLLDFYTCVHIPVQFLDQTFNSIFNIDIQESIKDFINSTSLYHDLKQGIDALTTLTYFENIHFIVLPLQNYRQLTGYFIAGPFQSINLGKDNQFAYKPFDCLSYLGKLFENIMRQHLFSAPKFNTYVREGIYYIHKNYDKNITLTDVCKDLNVNKSYFCCIFKNETGMTFSKFLNRLRIEKSKQYLIQNNESILSIALAVGFNNHNYYTMMFKKLTGFTPIEFRQQHQIKKEALS encoded by the coding sequence ATGAAATCAATTGAAAATGTATTACTAGATTTTTATACTTGTGTCCACATCCCCGTACAATTTCTCGATCAAACCTTTAACTCTATTTTTAATATTGATATTCAGGAGTCTATAAAAGATTTTATTAACTCAACTTCTTTGTACCACGATCTCAAACAAGGAATAGATGCTTTAACCACACTGACTTATTTTGAAAATATCCATTTTATTGTTCTTCCTTTGCAAAATTATCGCCAACTAACAGGTTATTTTATTGCGGGTCCTTTTCAATCTATTAATCTAGGTAAGGACAATCAATTCGCTTATAAACCTTTTGATTGCCTCTCTTATCTTGGAAAGCTATTTGAAAATATTATGAGGCAACATTTATTTTCAGCCCCTAAATTTAACACCTATGTTCGAGAAGGAATTTACTATATTCATAAAAATTATGACAAAAACATTACACTGACAGATGTATGTAAAGATTTAAACGTAAATAAAAGTTATTTTTGTTGTATTTTTAAAAACGAGACAGGAATGACCTTCTCAAAATTTTTGAATCGACTACGCATCGAAAAAAGTAAGCAATATCTAATTCAAAATAATGAGTCGATTTTATCAATTGCACTTGCTGTTGGATTTAATAACCACAACTACTATACAATGATGTTTAAAAAATTAACGGGATTTACTCCAATTGAATTTCGTCAACAACATCAAATAAAAAAAGAAGCTCTCTCCTAA
- a CDS encoding FAD-binding oxidoreductase, with translation MDFNALSGVVVTKESPNYEECCLSWNRAIEKHPLVIVYCQENQDVIQAIKWAKQYGVPFRIRSGTHHYEGYSTGDQLLVIDVSCMNRIELNETTVKVQGGVRNRELYEAVCGAGYPFPGGGCPTVGVAGYTLGGGWGYSSRLFGLGCDQLIEAEVITAEGQLIVANANQHEDLFWALRGSGGGNFGVVTSLTYRLPEKIEMATLINIDYKHVGFAKVVDVALRYQRFFKNLDRRLNLKMAMYNSETKGKGVKLTGLFYGSKEEAQDLLSLFQDATDFDFDYMTVLQANREIQDSHPEFEMYRSGGRFIHRDYSADELLTMLDLIDERAQGSLYTAITFYGLGGAIADIEKDETAFYYRDASFILGFQSVWEDPKYRAINNEWVLERFNVLATYTRGSFINFPIVQPGDYEKNYYGDNLEALKAVKRKYDPEGIFNFEQAIKP, from the coding sequence ATGGATTTTAATGCATTGAGTGGAGTCGTTGTCACTAAGGAAAGTCCTAATTATGAAGAATGTTGTTTATCTTGGAATCGTGCGATTGAGAAACACCCATTAGTTATTGTGTACTGCCAAGAGAATCAAGATGTTATTCAGGCAATCAAGTGGGCAAAGCAATACGGAGTTCCATTTCGAATTCGTTCAGGAACTCATCATTATGAAGGTTATTCAACAGGGGATCAATTATTAGTCATTGATGTTAGTTGTATGAACCGCATTGAGTTAAATGAAACAACCGTTAAAGTTCAAGGTGGCGTTCGTAATCGTGAATTGTATGAGGCTGTTTGTGGAGCGGGTTATCCTTTTCCAGGTGGTGGGTGTCCAACGGTAGGAGTTGCTGGCTATACACTTGGTGGTGGCTGGGGATATTCTAGCCGATTATTTGGATTAGGCTGTGACCAATTAATTGAAGCTGAGGTTATTACTGCAGAAGGGCAATTAATCGTGGCAAATGCTAATCAACATGAAGATTTATTTTGGGCGCTTCGCGGTAGCGGTGGCGGAAACTTTGGAGTGGTGACGTCATTAACGTATCGCTTACCAGAAAAAATAGAAATGGCAACATTAATCAATATTGATTATAAACACGTTGGATTTGCCAAAGTGGTTGATGTCGCGCTTCGTTATCAACGATTCTTTAAAAATTTAGATCGTCGTTTGAATTTAAAGATGGCGATGTATAATTCTGAAACGAAAGGAAAAGGCGTAAAGTTAACAGGACTTTTCTATGGTTCAAAAGAAGAAGCTCAAGACTTGCTATCCTTATTCCAAGATGCTACTGATTTTGATTTTGACTATATGACTGTTTTACAAGCGAATCGTGAGATTCAAGATAGCCATCCAGAGTTTGAAATGTACCGTTCAGGTGGACGTTTTATTCATCGTGATTATAGTGCCGATGAATTATTAACCATGTTAGATTTAATTGATGAACGTGCACAAGGTTCATTATATACAGCAATTACGTTCTATGGATTAGGTGGTGCCATTGCTGATATAGAAAAAGATGAGACAGCTTTTTATTATCGTGATGCTTCCTTTATTCTTGGTTTCCAATCGGTATGGGAAGATCCAAAGTACCGAGCTATTAATAATGAATGGGTATTAGAACGTTTTAATGTATTAGCAACCTATACACGAGGATCATTCATTAACTTCCCGATTGTGCAACCGGGTGATTATGAAAAGAACTATTATGGAGATAATTTAGAAGCTTTAAAAGCAGTTAAAAGAAAGTATGATCCTGAAGGGATTTTTAACTTTGAACAAGCCATAAAACCATAA
- a CDS encoding DUF4037 domain-containing protein — MEEIIKEIISEYKKLDEVEAITLAGSRATGRNDQQSDIDLDLFITCPISIEKRRSIALKFADQMEIGNEFFGSSDEYILRDFNIDIDICLFNLEDIVNNLHSVMNEYHASTGYTTCFVHNVVNAKLLYDRNGLLKQLQKEYHRRYPHQLKQNIINMNYPILRDAFSSYYHQVEKAIKRQDLNSLNHRVTAFLASYYDIIFAINEMLHPGEKRLLSIIEHSCPIYPPDAQKQIEQLIRNIGINDEVVLKTMNQLVDELQNMLPNELLDNRQ, encoded by the coding sequence ATGGAAGAGATAATAAAGGAAATTATTTCAGAATATAAGAAACTTGATGAAGTGGAGGCCATTACATTAGCTGGTTCACGAGCAACAGGCCGAAATGATCAGCAATCTGATATTGATCTGGATTTATTTATTACATGCCCAATTTCAATTGAGAAACGTCGTAGCATCGCATTAAAATTTGCTGATCAAATGGAAATTGGAAATGAGTTTTTTGGAAGTTCTGATGAATATATTTTAAGAGATTTTAACATTGATATAGATATTTGTCTATTTAATTTAGAAGACATTGTGAATAACCTTCATTCGGTGATGAATGAGTATCATGCTAGTACAGGGTATACAACTTGTTTTGTTCATAATGTTGTTAATGCTAAGCTTTTATATGATCGTAATGGCTTACTCAAACAGTTACAAAAAGAGTATCATCGACGCTATCCACATCAACTCAAACAAAATATTATTAACATGAATTATCCGATTTTAAGAGATGCTTTTTCATCTTACTATCATCAAGTCGAAAAGGCGATTAAGCGACAAGATTTAAATAGTCTGAATCACCGAGTGACTGCATTTTTAGCTAGCTATTATGATATTATATTCGCAATTAATGAAATGCTGCATCCGGGTGAGAAACGATTACTGTCAATTATTGAGCATTCTTGTCCTATTTATCCACCTGACGCTCAGAAACAAATTGAGCAATTAATTAGAAATATAGGAATTAATGATGAAGTTGTATTAAAGACAATGAATCAGTTAGTAGATGAACTACAAAACATGTTACCCAATGAATTGTTAGATAATAGACAGTAA
- a CDS encoding AraC family transcriptional regulator, producing the protein MSLSYSFLKFKDQTFEDFYLLYCGHQECPSSYSFGPAVRPNYLIHYVLKGKGYYYVNERKYTIEENQGFLIRPKELTFYQADEEEPWTYLWIGFDGSKAETYLKYSGLDEKTYTFSCNDSDLLKSYLDQMMRHDTLSHYNEFSLQGLLFLFFAALAKSAEIPYEEDVEIDNLYISKAIEYIQKNYQNPILVADIANYVSLSRTYLTTIFQQTMHLSPQQFLLKFRITKASELLMNTTLSINTIAHSCGYTDPLAFSKTFKKVTGLTPTQYRKSNTENYYKRDTDPHQKEKM; encoded by the coding sequence ATGTCACTAAGTTATTCATTTTTAAAATTTAAGGATCAAACATTTGAAGATTTCTATTTATTATATTGTGGACATCAAGAGTGTCCATCTTCTTATTCTTTTGGACCGGCAGTTCGACCTAATTATCTCATTCATTATGTATTGAAAGGAAAAGGCTATTACTATGTAAATGAGCGTAAGTATACGATTGAGGAAAATCAAGGATTTTTAATTCGACCAAAGGAGTTAACATTTTATCAAGCGGATGAAGAGGAGCCATGGACTTATTTATGGATTGGATTTGATGGTAGTAAAGCTGAAACGTATCTAAAATATAGTGGATTGGACGAAAAGACTTATACTTTCTCTTGCAATGATTCTGATTTGTTAAAGTCTTATCTCGATCAAATGATGAGGCACGATACATTGAGCCACTATAATGAATTTTCCTTACAAGGATTATTATTTTTATTCTTTGCTGCTCTTGCCAAATCAGCTGAAATTCCATACGAAGAAGATGTAGAAATTGATAATCTCTATATTAGTAAAGCCATTGAATACATTCAAAAAAATTATCAGAACCCTATTTTAGTTGCAGATATCGCAAATTATGTTTCACTTAGTCGAACCTATTTAACAACCATTTTTCAACAAACGATGCATCTGTCACCTCAACAATTTCTACTTAAATTTCGTATTACGAAAGCTTCCGAATTATTAATGAATACGACTCTTTCAATTAATACTATTGCTCATTCTTGTGGATACACAGACCCACTTGCTTTTTCAAAAACTTTCAAAAAAGTGACTGGCTTAACGCCAACTCAATATCGGAAATCTAATACCGAAAACTATTATAAACGAGATACAGATCCTCACCAAAAAGAAAAGATGTAG